In Chitinophagaceae bacterium, the DNA window AACAGAAAATCACATATTTTTAACATGGCTTCGGTCGCAGGCATAGAAGCTAAAAAGAACTGTGGGGCATACTCAATCAGCAAGTTTGCTTTAGTAGGGTTTTCAAAAGTTTTGCGGGAACACCTAAAGTTAAAAGGTATAAGAGTTACTACTTTAATTCCCGGTGCTGTTATGACAGATTCCTGGAAAGGCATTGATATTGTCAAGGAGCGAATTATGGAAGCTGAAGATATCGCTGCTAATATTTATAATATCTATACACTTTCTGAAAAAACCGTCGTTGAAGAAATTGTTTACAGACCTTTTTTAGGAGATATAGAGTAATAAATTTTTAAACTGAATAGAGTTAACCTTGTTAATTCAGTAATAAAAAAACAATGAAAGTTAAACCAAAACCTAATGAAAAAAAGTACTGCTTGAGCTTAAGCAGATATGAACGATTTAAAACCAGAGAAGTAAATATAGGTGATGTTATTTTAGGTGGGAATCATCCGATACGCATACAGTCTATGACAACCACAGACACTATGGACACTGACGCGACTGTGGAACAAAGTATACGGATTATTGAAAAAGGAGCTGATTATGTAAGAATCACCGCCCCCAGTAAAAAAGACGCAGAAAACTTAAAACTAATAAAAGAAAAATTAGTCGAAAAAGGTTATCATACTCCACTTATTGCTGACATTCACTTTACCCCCAATGCGGCAGACTTAGCCGCCGATTACGTGGAAAAAGTTCGTATAAACCCCGGCAATTATGCTGATAAAAAGAAATTTGATTTCATAGAGTATACGGATGAAAGCTATCAGGCTGAAATAGACAGAATTGAAAAAAGATTCATACCTCTGGTTGAAAAACTTAAAAAGAATAAAAAAACCTTAAGAATAGGAACAAATCATGGTTCACTCTCCGACAGAATTATGAGTCGCTTTGGTGACACTCCCCTCGGAATGGTCGAGTCGGCACTTGAGTTTGTAAGAATGTGCAGAAAAGTTGACTACCATGATATAGTATTATCAATGAAAGCCAGTAATACTCAGGTAATGGTTCAGGCCTACAGGCTTTTAATATACCGGATGTTGCAGGATGGTTATGATTATCCGGTTCATTTAGGAGTTACAGAAGCCGGCGATGGTGAAGATGGCAGGATAAAGTCAGCCGTTGGTATAGGTACTCTTTTGGAAGATGGAATAGGTGATACAATCAGAGTTTCGTTAACTGAGGAACCTGAATTTGAAATCCCTGTGGCCCGAAAATTAGCAGACCGATATAAAGATTTTAAAAGAAATGATTTACCGGAAATTAACAGTTTACCTTACAATCCTTATGAATACAATAAAAGAAAGACGAATCCTGTAAATATTATTGGTGGTGAAAATGTACCGGTAGTTATTTCCGATTTGTCCGGGGAAAAGGAAATAGACAGAAAGCTCCTTAAAAAAATTGGCTATCATTTCCTCCCGGAGCTTGACAAATGGAAGTTGGGAGATCAGGCTCCTGATTACTTATATACAGCTAAGTTTCACGAAAACCTGAAGTTACCGGGTTCAGCAAAAGTGATTTTAGATTACCCGGAGTGGTTAAAAGTTAAAGATTCCTTTAAATATATTTATCCGATTTTAACGTCTGATCAATACTTGAAATTAGATAGTGTTTCAGAGGATTTGTTTTTTATAAGTTGCTCTCTTGAAGATATCGATGAACACTTTATTAATAAACTTAAAAAAGACAATAATGCCGTTCTCGTTTTAGAATATGATCCGGTAAACAGAATGGCAAAACAACGTTTAGCCTTTATAGAACTTATGAATCAAAGTGTAGAAATACCGGTCATTATTAAAAACAAATACGAGTTTTCTGATGCAGATGATTTAACTTTATTTTCTGCCATTGACTTTGGAGCATTATTTATAGATGGAATGGGAGATGGAATTTGGAATGTTGCTGCGAATATTCCTATTCATACTATCAACAGAATAAACTTCGGCATTTTACAAGCCAGCAGAACCAGAATTTCTAAAACAGAATATATTTCCTGTCCCTCCTGTGGAAGAACTCTTTTTGATTTGCAGGAAACAACTGCTAAAATTAAAGAAAAAACGCATCACTTAAAAGGAGTAAAAATTGGAATTATGGGTTGCATAGTGAACGGCCCCGGCGAAATGGCAGATGCAGATTTTGGATATGTTGGAAGCGGAGTCGGAAAAATCACTTTGTATAAAGGAAAAGAAGTTGTTAAAAAGAATGTCAATTCTGATGTTGCTGTAAACGAATTAATTCAACTGATAAAAGACAATGATATGTGGGTTGAAGAAGAAAAAAACAAATAATATGAATGAAAAAGAGCTGATTGAAGTATACAATGAAACTATAAGAATTGCCCATTTAGCCGGAGAGCATATTTTCAAATATAAAAATGCAATAGAAAATCTTAAAATAGTAGAAAAAGATCTAAATAGCCTGGTATCAAAGGTCGATACTGAAACAGAAGAGTTAATAGTTAATGCACTCCGGGAGATTTTACCGGAATCTACCTTTCTGACTGAGGAAGAAACAGTAGTTCAGGAAAAAGGGGAATATACATGGATTATTGATCCGCTTGACGGCACCACCAATTTTTTGTTTGGGATACCGGTATTTGCTGTTTCAATAGCACTGCAACATAATGGGGAAACTATTTTAGGAGTAATTCATGAGGTAAATCACTCTGAAACCTTTTCTGCACATAAATATTCAAACGCAAAGCTTAATGGAAATGAAATTCAGGTAAGTGAGAAATCGAATATAAATGCTTGTCTTTTTGCTACCGGTTTTCCTTACTATGATTTTTCAAAAACAAGTGCATACATGAATATCCTTTCTCATCTTGTAAAAAATAGCCGTGGAGTCAGAAGAATGGGTTCTGCTGCAGTTGATATGGCATATGTTGCTTGCGGCAGATTTGATGGCTTTTTTGAATATAGTCTCCAAGCATGGGATGTAGCAGCAGGTGCTTTTATTGTTCAAAAAGCCGGTGGAAGTGTTTCAGACTTCCGGGGAAAAGATGATTATCTCTACGGCAAAGAAATAATAGCAGCAGGCAGCAATATTTATCCTGACTTTTTCAAATTGATAAATACTGAAATTGCTTAAAAAATCCCTGTAAATTAGTGGGTTTTAGTCATTGAAGCAGGAACTACTAAAATAAAATCTGCTAAATCTTTCCACTCAGAGTTCCATTCTGTACCCGGATCTCCCTCTACCGTCGAAACAGTAGATATACGTGCGTTAATATTGTAATTGTTCAAATACCACACTATACCCTCTTTGTTATTAGAATGGTAAGCACCATTTATATGAAAAATAAATGCCCGTAACTCTCTGAAGTTTTGGAAAATATTATGTGCCATCGTTGCATCTTTAATTGCCTGGGCATTTACAAAGTTTTCGCCACTCATACCATGATGATTCCCTGACATGGATTCTAACAAAACTTTATAAGAAGGTAATTCAAAATCAACTTTAACCGGTTGGGGAGCTATCCATCTTGATGAGCGCTCATCTAATTTTTTCAGAGATTCCATTCCATTATGCGCAACCATACTGGCATACCTTCTTGGAATATTACTGGCAAAAACATGAACCCTGTTCTCCTTTGCAAATTCTATCAACGGTTTAATATCAGTTTTGTAATTAGGCCACAGTCTGGCTTCACTCTCAAAATTCCTTTCTGATATCAGTCCGCTTAGATATTCATTCAAAATGACTTGATTATCTGCTTCAAACATTTCCATGCCTAAAACAAGCTTTCCTCCCATTTTGCTGTGCAAATCTCTAAGTAATTCATATTGAAACCAATGAGCAATTGCATTATTATGCAGTTCTCCGAAAAGCAAAATTTCGGTTCTCATAATATGCTCAAGCATTCTTTCGTAGGTTTGCTCATTTCCTTGACCATCATACCATTTGAAAGCTTTTTTTGACTCAGCTCCAAGGCTTATAAATACCGAACAAAAAATGAAATAGAATAATAGCAAATACTTAATCATGATATATTTTTTATTTAAAGGTAAAATTAAACTTTTATTTAAAAAAATGATAGTGACAGTTTATATCTTTAGCATTCTTTTTTAGTGTCCCTTTTTATTCACCAAAGAACTATTTAACTGTAAATTTATGAAAAAAGGATTTTCAAGTATCTGTATAGACGATCATATAAATGGATTCTTGCCGGAAAACATTCATACTCCACCAATATATGCAGGCAGTACATTTGTCTACCCATCAATTGAGAAAGCAATAAAAGTGTTTAAGGGTGAAGACAAAAGTTATATTTACAGCCGATGGAATAATCCCGGAGTTGCATTAATAGAAAGTAAAATTGCTTTACTGGAAGCCTACACTACAGAAAATATAATTAATGACTATAGTGCTCTTGCATTCTCTAGTGGAATGGCAGCTATACAAAGTCTTTTAAACAGCTTATACTTAAAAAGTGGAGATAGCATAATTGCACAAGGAAATATATATGGCACTACAGTTGAATTAATGGATACGATTTATAAAAATGCAGGTATAAACATTATCTACGAAGACTTTGACAATGCGGATAAGGTGCTGAATTTAATCAGCAAAACAAAGAATTTAAAAGTGGTTTATTTGGAATCGCCGGCAAACCCTACCCTATCTTGTTATGATATTAAAAAATATTCAAAGGCAGCTGCTGATGCCGGTGCTTTTTCGATTGTTGATAATACTTTTTCAACTCCTTACTTTCAGCGTCCTTTGCAATCGGGTGCTGATTTTGTAATACATTCCACCACTAAATTTCTCAATGGACACGGAACTGCTCTGGGTGGTTTTGTAATAAGTAAACATAAACAACACATAGAAGATAAATTATACACAATAAGAAAGGTTACAGGAAGTATAATGAGCGCAACAGATGCATGGCATTTGAACAATGGGCTGAAAACTTTAGAAATCAGAATGGAAAAACATCAGCAAAACAGCTTAATTCTGGCAAAATTCCTTTTAGAGAATAAATTTATTGATAAGGTTCACTATCCGGGTATTGAAACAAATAAGTATCACCAATTAGCTAAAGAGCAAATGTTTGGTTTTGGTGGAATGATGTCTTTTAATTTAAAAGGAAATATGGAAACTGCCGTTCGGTTTATGAAAGCAATTAAATTTTGTAAAATCACAGCTTCTCTGGGCACTCCGGATACACTAA includes these proteins:
- the ispG gene encoding 4-hydroxy-3-methylbut-2-en-1-yl diphosphate synthase, which gives rise to MKVKPKPNEKKYCLSLSRYERFKTREVNIGDVILGGNHPIRIQSMTTTDTMDTDATVEQSIRIIEKGADYVRITAPSKKDAENLKLIKEKLVEKGYHTPLIADIHFTPNAADLAADYVEKVRINPGNYADKKKFDFIEYTDESYQAEIDRIEKRFIPLVEKLKKNKKTLRIGTNHGSLSDRIMSRFGDTPLGMVESALEFVRMCRKVDYHDIVLSMKASNTQVMVQAYRLLIYRMLQDGYDYPVHLGVTEAGDGEDGRIKSAVGIGTLLEDGIGDTIRVSLTEEPEFEIPVARKLADRYKDFKRNDLPEINSLPYNPYEYNKRKTNPVNIIGGENVPVVISDLSGEKEIDRKLLKKIGYHFLPELDKWKLGDQAPDYLYTAKFHENLKLPGSAKVILDYPEWLKVKDSFKYIYPILTSDQYLKLDSVSEDLFFISCSLEDIDEHFINKLKKDNNAVLVLEYDPVNRMAKQRLAFIELMNQSVEIPVIIKNKYEFSDADDLTLFSAIDFGALFIDGMGDGIWNVAANIPIHTINRINFGILQASRTRISKTEYISCPSCGRTLFDLQETTAKIKEKTHHLKGVKIGIMGCIVNGPGEMADADFGYVGSGVGKITLYKGKEVVKKNVNSDVAVNELIQLIKDNDMWVEEEKNK
- a CDS encoding inositol monophosphatase, with protein sequence MNEKELIEVYNETIRIAHLAGEHIFKYKNAIENLKIVEKDLNSLVSKVDTETEELIVNALREILPESTFLTEEETVVQEKGEYTWIIDPLDGTTNFLFGIPVFAVSIALQHNGETILGVIHEVNHSETFSAHKYSNAKLNGNEIQVSEKSNINACLFATGFPYYDFSKTSAYMNILSHLVKNSRGVRRMGSAAVDMAYVACGRFDGFFEYSLQAWDVAAGAFIVQKAGGSVSDFRGKDDYLYGKEIIAAGSNIYPDFFKLINTEIA
- a CDS encoding iron-regulated protein, with amino-acid sequence MIKYLLLFYFIFCSVFISLGAESKKAFKWYDGQGNEQTYERMLEHIMRTEILLFGELHNNAIAHWFQYELLRDLHSKMGGKLVLGMEMFEADNQVILNEYLSGLISERNFESEARLWPNYKTDIKPLIEFAKENRVHVFASNIPRRYASMVAHNGMESLKKLDERSSRWIAPQPVKVDFELPSYKVLLESMSGNHHGMSGENFVNAQAIKDATMAHNIFQNFRELRAFIFHINGAYHSNNKEGIVWYLNNYNINARISTVSTVEGDPGTEWNSEWKDLADFILVVPASMTKTH
- a CDS encoding PLP-dependent transferase; amino-acid sequence: MKKGFSSICIDDHINGFLPENIHTPPIYAGSTFVYPSIEKAIKVFKGEDKSYIYSRWNNPGVALIESKIALLEAYTTENIINDYSALAFSSGMAAIQSLLNSLYLKSGDSIIAQGNIYGTTVELMDTIYKNAGINIIYEDFDNADKVLNLISKTKNLKVVYLESPANPTLSCYDIKKYSKAAADAGAFSIVDNTFSTPYFQRPLQSGADFVIHSTTKFLNGHGTALGGFVISKHKQHIEDKLYTIRKVTGSIMSATDAWHLNNGLKTLEIRMEKHQQNSLILAKFLLENKFIDKVHYPGIETNKYHQLAKEQMFGFGGMMSFNLKGNMETAVRFMKAIKFCKITASLGTPDTLIQHPASMTHIKVPKEQRLAYGINDTLIRISVGMEDIKNIKEDILNALHVANNEKI